The following coding sequences lie in one Chelmon rostratus isolate fCheRos1 chromosome 2, fCheRos1.pri, whole genome shotgun sequence genomic window:
- the LOC121611616 gene encoding keratin, type II cytoskeletal 8-like encodes MSVRAMKTTTFSTVSSSRGPSQGFSSRSFSGYGTRGVGSGRQNYAVRSSYGGVGSSGAAVGTGGFKVVGGYVAGGSGQRGSGVEFGYVGFGGGMGGGMANEVVAPITAVTVNKSLLAPLNLEIDPTIQVVRTQEKEQIKTLNNRFASFIDKVRFLEQQNKMLETKWKLLQEQTTSRSNIDVMFEAYIANLRKQLDNLGHEKVKLESDLHQMTGLVEDFKNKYEDEINKRNECENNFVLTKKDTDAAYMVKVELEAKLDGLSDEIEFLRQIFDAEIQELQGQIKDTSVVVEMDNSRNLDMDAIVAEVRAQYEDIANRSRAEAESWYQTKYAEMQQSAGRYGDDLKSTKAEIADMNRRIMRLQSEIDMAKSQRNSLEGQIAEAEERGELAVKDAKLRIRDLEEALQRAKQDMAMQVRQYQELMNVKLALDIEIATYRKLLEGEEDRLAAGIKTTVSKQTSVNYSAYGLESSRTPSYTSCSFGGVKASSGSFAAPEGAAVKSTTVTKTETVVIKTEEKKEEEEKQEEVEAQAAIEEPAAVEEKEQEQVEAEAVPEE; translated from the exons ATGTCTGTCAGAGCCATGAAGACCACCACCTTCTCCACTGTGTCGTCCTCCAGGGGCCCATCCCAGGGCTTCAGCAGCCGCTCCTTCTCTGGCTATGGTACACGTGGTGTGGGTAGTGGCAGGCAGAACTACGCTGTCCGCAGCTCTTATGGGGGAGTGGGCAGCAGTGGTGCTGCTGTGGGCACTGGGGGGTTTAAAGTGGTTGGTGGGTATGTTGCTGGAGGGTCTGGACAAAGAGGAAGTGGAGTAGAGTTTGGCTATGTGGGCTTCGGTGGAGGTATGGGAGGTGGCATGGCCAATGAAGTGGTGGCCCCCATCACTGCGGTGACCGTGAACAAGAGCCTGCTGGCCCCCCTGAACCTGGAGATTGATCCCACTATCCAGGTGGTCCGCACCCAGGAGAAGGAGCAGATCAAGACCCTGAACAACCGCTTTGCTTCCTTCATTGACAAG gtacGTTTCCTGGAACAGCAGAACAAAATGCTTGAGACCAAGTGGAAACTTCTGCAGGAACAGACCACGTCTCGCTCCAACATTGATGTCATGTTCGAAGCCTACATTGCCAACTTGCGTAAGCAGCTGGACAACCTGGGACATGAAAAAGTCAAGCTCGAGTCCGACCTGCATCAGATGACGGGCCTGGTTGAGGACTTCAAAAACAA gtATGAGGATGAGATCAACAAGCGCAATGAGTGTGAGAACAACTTTGTCCTCACAAAGAAG GACACTGATGCAGCCTACATGGTCAAAGTGGAGCTGGAAGCCAAACTGGATGGGCTCTCCGATGAGATTGAGTTCCTGAGGCAGATCTTTGACGCA GAAATCCAAGAGCTACAGGGACAGATCAAGGACACCTCTGTTGTGGTGGAGATGGACAACAGCCGTAACCTTGACATGGATGCCATCGTTGCGGAGGTGCGCGCCCAGTATGAAGACATTGCCAACCGTAGCAGAGCCGAGGCCGAGTCGTGGTACCAGACAAAG TATGCAGAGatgcagcagtcagcaggtAGATACGGTGACGATCTGAAGTCGACCAAGGCTGAGATCGCTGACATGAACCGCAGGATAATGAGGCTCCAGTCTGAAATTGACATGGCTAAATCACAG CGGAACAGTTTGGAAGGTCAAATCGCAGAGgctgaggagcgaggagagcTGGCAGTGAAGGACGCCAAACTCCGCATCAGAGACCTGGAGGAAGCTCTCCAGAGAGCCAAGCAGGATATGGCGATGCAAGTGCGCCAGTACCAGGAACTGATGAATGTGAAGCTGGCTCTGGACATCGAGATCGCCACCTacaggaagctgctggaaggagaggaggacag GTTAGCAGCCGGAATCAAGACCACTGTATCCAAACAGACGT CTGTGAACTACAGTGCCTACGGCCTGGAGAGCTCCCGCACCCCGTCCTACACCAGCTGCTCCTTTGGTGGAGTCAAGGCCAGCAGCGGTTCTTTCGCTGCCCCAGAGGGAGCAGCGGTGAAGAGCACCACAGTCACCAAGACGGAAACTGTGGTGATCAAgacggaggagaagaaggaggaggaggagaagcaggaggaggtggaagctCAGGCAGCGATCGAGGAGCCGGCCGCcgtggaggagaaggagcaggagcaggtggaggctgaAGCTGTTCCTGAGGAGTGA